GGCGCCGGCGCCGGCGAAGTCGAGCGTGCCGGCCATCATCGCGTCGTTGACGGAATTGCCGCCGTCGAGCAACACCCACTCAGGTTTCACCTTGCCCAGCCCGCGTCGTGCGGCATGGGCCTCGAACAGCCGCTGGCGCTCCATCACCAGCAGCGGCAAGTACAGCACGCCGTAGCCTTTCGAGATCCGGACGGTGCGCGGCGACGACAGCCAGGCCGGCAGCCCGAACGCCCGCGCGGCCGGCGTGGCGAGAGGGGCGAGCGTGGTGGCGCCGATCCCGGCGGCGAGCAGCGCACGGCGCCGCGGCGACGCACTCATCGCCAGGCGTCTCCCGAGCGCGGTGCCGGCGCAGGAACGAACGCACACGCCAACAGCGGCGCTTGCGAGCCGGTCGATTCGAATACGCACGGCATCGCGCGGTCTCCCTGGAAAGCCTGTTTGTCCCATGTCATGACGGATGGAGGTTACCGGGCGAGTCTGAGAAAATGCTGAGAACTCTCCCTCGGGAATACCCCTAATCACTTTGACTGGCAGGACTCCAACATGCGCATTCTGGTCGTCGAGGACGACGCGGAAATCGGCGAGGCGATCGGCAGCCGCCTGACGCGCCTGGGCCACGCGGTCGACCTCGAGCGCGACGGCGCGGCGGCGGCGAGCCTGCTCGGCGTCGAGTCGTTCGATCTGGTGGTGCTCGACGTGATGCTGCCGTCGCTGGACGGCTTCTCGGTGCTGCGCCGCCTGCGCGCCTCGGGCAGTACCACGCCGGTGCTGCTGGTGACGGCGCGCTCGGCCATCGACGACCGCGTGAGCGGCCTGGGGCTCGGCGCCGACGATTACCTCGTGAAGCCGTTCGACTATCGCGAGCTCGACGCGCGCGTGCAGGCGCTGCTGCGCCGCAACAGCGGCCATGCGAGCGACGTGCTGCGTTTCGGCGGCCTGTCGATCGATCGCAGCAGCCGGCTTGCCGAGCTCGACGGCCAGCCGCTGCCGCTCTCGCGCCAGGAGTTCGCGCTGCTGGAAATCCTCGCGAGCCGCCCGCAGCGCGTGTTCTCGAAGGACGAACTGCTGAACCAGTTGTTCAGCTTCGGCCGCGAGCCGTCGGCGAACGCGGTCGAGCAGTACGTCACGCGCGTGCGCCGGAAGCTGCAGGGCAGCGACGTGGAAATCCGCACCGCGCGCGGCATGGGGTACCAGATTGCGACGCGCTGACTGGTTCCCGAAGACCCTGTTCGGCCGCACGCTGCTGTTCATCGCGTGCGTGGTCGTGTCGGGCGCGCTCGCGCTCGCGGTGATCACGCGTTTCTACGCGGGCGTGGCGGCCGAACGCGCCTACGACCAGCTGCTGTCGGGCGCGGTGATCCAGGTGGCCGAGAACCTCTACGTGCAGGGCGGCGTGCTCGCGCTGAATCCGCCGGTGGCGGCACTGTCGTCGCTGTCGCGCTACGACCTCGTCTACTACAAGGTGGTCGATTCGCGCGGCGTGGCGGTGGCCGGTTATCACGACCTGCCCGATGCGGCTCAGGTCGGCGCGGCGCAGCGGGGCACGCGCTTCGCCACCGGCACCTATCAGCAGCAGCCGGTGCGCATCGCGACGATCGCGCGCTACATGCCGGAGGAGCGCGTGCCGGGCTGGGCGCTCGTCACGGTGGCGCAGACCACCCACGCGCGCGAGCAGCTGACCAACGACATGAGCCTCAAGGTCTGGACGCTGATCGTGCTGATGGCGGCGCTCGCGATCGGCGCGAGCGCGCTGGCGATCCGGCGCGGGCTGCTGCCGCTCGCGCAGATCGAGGCGATCATCGCGGCGCGCGAGCCCTCGGACCTGCGGCCCGTGGCGATCGATACGCCGAGCGAGATCGCGGCCATCATCGGCGCGATCAACGGGCTGATGCACCGGCTCGCGGAGCGGGTGGCGACCATGCAGCGCTTCATCGCCGACGCGGCGCACCAGATGCGCACGCCGCTCGCGCGGCTGGACGCGCAGATCGAGATGCTGAGCCATGAGCCGGACGAGGCGCGCCAGCGCGCGCGGCTCGCCACGCTGCGCGCGACCTGCTCGGACGTGGGCCGGCTGACGGGGCAGTTGCTCAATCATGCGATGGTGATCCATCGCACCGAGGTGGTACCGCTGCAGCCCATCGATCTGGTCGCGCTCGCGAAGGAGGGGCTGGGCCGCGCGATTCCGCTCGCGCACGAGCGCGACGTGCAGGTCTCGCTCGAGATCCGGCGTGCCGACGCGATCATCGACGGCGACGCGATCAGCCTGCAGGAAGCGCTGCAGAACCTGCTGCACAACGCCTTGCATCACGGCGTCGCGACGCGGATCACGGTCACCCTCGACGGCAGCGCCGGACAGGTCACGCTGACGGTGGCGGACAACGGCCGCGGCATCGCGCGTGAACACTGGGACGCGGTGTTGCGCCCGTTCGTGCGGCTCGACGGCGACGGCGCCCAGCGCCGCGACGGCTCGGGGCTCGGCCTCGCGATCGTCAAGGAGGTGATGGACGCGCATGGCGGCCAGGTGAAATTCGCGTTCCCCGAGGCGGGCGGGTTCGCGGTGACGCTGGCGTTCGCGCGGGCTGGCGGGGCGGCCAAGGTGAACTGTTTCGTCGATCAGAGACAGGGACCAGCGCGATAGTGTTTGGTGCCACGGATCCGATAAATTCCAAGCTAAATCAGGACCTCAGCGCGCGGGCGATCGGATCTGTCGGGCCTTAACCAATTCCGTAAAGCCGGCGATATCCAGCAACCAAGTCTGCTGCGCCACAGTGTAAGTTTCGTGCAGCTTGCGCGGCAAGACGAGTTGCAAACGCTTTGCCTTCATTTCATCGGTCTGATGCGTGGAAATTGCTGTTTCGAGTGTCAACAAGTGTTTGTCGGCGATGCGATCTGCTTCGGCAAGTACCTGACGCCACCGGTCTTTGCAGGTCGACTTCACACCCAGCATGGTCAGGTTTAATGGATCGAAAGCGAGATTGTGATACTCCCCATCTCCGGGAAAGATGAAGTCGGGCTTTGCCTTGTTTTCAGTAACGGCTGTTCGTGTATGCCGGATGTCACATTCTTTAAACAGAAATTCAAGATGATTTTCCAAGGCAAGGCCGACGCGACTCTTTCGGCGATTCTGAACCGAGAGCGAGAACGATAAAAAACCGTCGACATCAACACGGGATTCCGTATTTGCATTGTCGGCGAAACCTTGTGAAAGACGGTCGGCTATCAGGTAACGTTCAAGTGTCCGGAACAGAATTTCCTCACGTTCCATCCATGCCATGAGCACCGCATCTGGTGATTCCTTTGGTTCAAGATCTTTCAGCGTCGAGCGAGCGTAGGCCGAAAATTCCCGAGTGGTAGGGAAACTGCCCAAGAACCGCTTCAACATTTCTTCAAGATAATTATCTTGTGATATTTCGATAGTAACGCCGATGTTTTCGAGAATGAAACGTGAGGCAAATTCGATGCGATCCTGTTCAGTCTCAAGCTCGGATTTTACGGAAAACCCCGGATGAGCCAGTTCGGTAAATCCAAACAGCCATTCAATCTGGCGGCCGATACTTGATCCATTTTCGGCAATCATGACAAGCAAGCCGCCGTCACGCTTTTTGGCAATGACCAGTAAGTCACCCTCACTTGCATTTAGCGAGACAGTTGTGGTCGGAAAGTAAAACCGGAACTCCGGACTCCGAGGTTTCCCTTTCCGAAATTGCCCCTTTCGACAGTTGTACAACGTAAGAAATGCATCTTCGACAACAGGATCCGGATCTTCGTCATCGAGGTAAACATACCTTGCGGGCAGGCGTGTGTTTTCATCAGGACGTCCCATGAATTCAAGCATCTTGACGATAGCTTGATACTCATGCTGGTTTGAGCGGGTTTCATCTGCTTCCACTGCGCTCAAACGCTTCGCAGCAACCCCTTCAAAGTACTCCGATAAATAACCTGATTTCATCCACGCAGCTCCATTTCCGATATGTCACTGTGAAGCCAGTGAGCAAGGTCTTTCGCAATGCCGTCGACGTCCTTGTCTGCACCACGTAAAGCGCATTCCCAGACAATACCGACTCGCCAACCTCCGGCAAGCAAGGTAGTCAATGCTTTGTGATCATTGGCACGATTGCGGTTGATTTTTTCGCGCCAGAAGTCTGTACGTGTTCCGGGCAACTTGAAAAACTTGCAGTCGTGCCCGTGCCAAAAGCAACCATGTACAAAAATGACCGCGCTATAACGTGGTAGTACTATATCAGGTTTTCCAGGCAAGTCCCGAACATGAAGGCGAAATCGAAATCCCTGGCGATGTAACAGGCTGCGAATGGTGATTTCGGGTTTTGTGTTGAGCCCCCGTATTCCGGACATCATCCGGCTACGGGTGGCTTTATCGACCACATCAACCATTAATCGAAAAGTGGAAGTGTTAACGAAGTGCCGTCGCGCTCTTGTGCAACGAGAGTCTGGACGTGAGGAGCCATAATTCTGGCAACCTCTTGCATCACCGGCATTACGACGCTGTTGCCAAATTGCCGATACGCTTGTGTATCGCTCACCGGGATTCGGTACGTATCGGGGAAACCCATCAGCCTCGCGCATTCGCGGGGCGTCAGGCGACGCGGGCGCTTGTCTTCCCCTTGATAAACGAGAATTTCCGAGCCGTCCTTGTGGTACCGAGCTGACAGCGTGCGGGTTACGCTGTTTGGATAGGCCATTCCGAAGCCAAAGCCGTTACCTGCTGCGCGATGCTTCTCAGCATACGCTTGCAGATAAGTCCAGAGGTTCGGCGTCAGGGTGTACTTGGATTGCACCTTGCAGCTTTCATGGTCGAAGAATCTCTCTCCGTCCCATGGAAGAACCGGCTCGCTTCCATCTGTTTTGTGCAGAATCGATGAGAGCCGGGGCCCTTCTGCCGGCAAGCGCAGATCATTCCATGAGAAGCCCGTTTTCTTCCTGAATCCAACGATGACGATTCGCTCGCGATGCTGCGGAGTGAAGTGCTGCCCGTCGATGACTTTGTAATGCACGTCGTACTTAAGCTCATCCCGCAGCGTTTGCAAGATAACAGCAAAAGTGTTGCCTTTATCGTGCGACAACAAATTTTTCACGTTTTCCAGTACGAAGGCCGCAGGACGCTTGGCTGCAATGATGCGGGCGACGTCGAAAAAGAGGGTGCCTTGCGTGGTGCATTCGAAGCCGTGCGGGCGTCCCAGCGAGTTTTTCTTGCTTACTCCCGCGATGCTGAACGGCTGGCAAGGGAATCCGGCAAGTAAAACGTCATGGGTTGGTACACTTTCTGCTGAAAACGGTACAATGTCGCCTACGAATGGATGGTGCTCTCCGAAGTTGTCGGTATATGTTTTTTTCGAAAAGTCGTTCCATTCGCTGGTAAATACGCATTCACCTCCGTGACTTTCAAAACCTAGGCGAATGCCACCAATTCCGGCGAACAGATCGATGAAGCGAAATCGGCCTTTGGCCCCGGGCGTGCCTTTTGACGGTGTGGTCTCCAGCATGTCTCGCAATGCTGGTTCCAGCATGGCGGGACAGGGCGTTTCGCCCTTTTCCCAGCGCCGAACCGTTTTCGTGTCTTTGCCGACGTGTTCGGCGATTTCGCGCTGTGTGAAGCGGCTGCGAGCCTGTTTCAACAGCTCAAGTGATGGAACTAGGGTCATATGTGATGCTCGCTGGGAATTCAAGCGGACATTTTGACCGTTAGGCCTCCCTTCGTCTACATTTTTATGTCCCTTTAGCGTTGTCACGGTGTCTCAGGCAGCTACAAGTGGCAGGTCGCCAAAGAGTCTGCTGCGCGGCGATCTGCATACGTTGTTCGATCTCGGCGCCCTGACGATCGATCCGGTCACGCTGCGCGTCGTGATTGCCGAGGCGCTGCGGTCGTCCGACTACGGCGCTTGGCACGACGCGCCGCTGCGCCTGCCGCAGTCAGCGGCGCATCGCCCTTCGCCGGAAGCGCTCGGCCAGCATTACGCGCAGCACCGACCCATGCGTTAATCTCCGACGCCCCAAAGCAAAAAAGGGCGGCCGGAGCCGCCCAATCACTCGAGCCCGCCACCAACGGGTCGATTGCTGCTGTTGTCAGCCTGACTTAGTTCTGCGACAGCGTCAGCGCGTTGGTCAGGTCGCCCATCGCGGTGCCGCCGTTCTTCACCAGTGCGTCGTCACGTTGCTTCAAGCCGTCGAGCTTCGGCAGCGAATAGCGGCGCGTGATGAGGCGCAGGATCGACGCGGTGTCGTATTGCGTGTGATCGACGAACCCCTTCTTCGCGTACGGCGAGACGATCAGCGCCGGAACCCGCGTGCCCGGGCCCCAGCGGTCGCCCTTCGGCGGCGCGACGTGATCCCAGAAGCCGCCGTTTTCGTCATAGGTCACGACGACGATCATGTTGCTCCACTGCGGGCTGTTCTGCAGGTGGGTGATCACGTCCGCGATGTGCCGGTCGCCCGCCGCGACGTTGGCGTAACCCGCGTGCTCGTTCAGGTTGCCCTGCGGCTTGTAGAACGACACCGCCGGCAGCGTGCCCGCGTCGATCGCCTTGATGAACTCGCTGCCGTTCATCCCGCCGTCGAGCACGTGCTGCGCGCGTGCCGTGGTGCCCGGAGCCAGGTTCTTGAAGTAGTTGAACGGCTGGTGGTGGTACTGGAAGTTCGCCGTGGTCAGCGTCGTGCCGTCGGCAGCCGCGGCCGGCGTGGTGCCTTGCGACTTCTGCAGCGCCGCGCCGAACGCGCCGCCGTACCATGCCCACGATACGCCGGCGTTGTTGAGCAGGTCGCCGATGTTGGTCGCCGTCTGCGGCGGCAGCGTGTTGGAGAGGGTCGGGTCGGCCAGCGTCGCGTCGCCGGCCGGCGCCTTGTTGCCGCTCGGCTGATACGGCGGCTGCATCGTGTTGACCGCGTAGAAGTCGGGCGTGAGGTTGCCCGAGTTCACGAACACCGGTGCGCCGTCGAGCGCCGAGGCCTTCGACGTGCTCGACACCTGCAGCGACACGCCGTCGGCGTTCACGGCCGAGATCGAGCCGGCCGCCACGCTGGTGCCGGCGTTCGGGTAGAACGGCGCGCAGGCGCAGACCAGGTACTGGTGGTTCAGGAACGAGCCGCCGAACGCGCCCATGAAGAAGTTGTCGGCCAGCGTGTACTGCTGCGCGATCTTCCAGAGCGGCAGGCTGTTCTGGTTGGTGTTGTAGTGGCCCATCACGAGGCCGCCCGAATCCGCCCAGGCCGCGAACATGTTGTTCTTGCCGCCGTTGATCTGCATCTGGTTCTCATAGAACCGGTGATACAGGTCGCGCGTCGTCACGTCGATGCCGGTGTTGAAGCCGGCCGGATCGTCGATCGCGAACGGGGCGTTCGGCAGGTTCGCCGTGGCGGCTTCGGTCACGGCCGGCGTCACGCCGGAGGCGGTCAGGCCGCCCCAGATCTTCGGCAGCGTCGCGAGCGGCGTGCCGTCACGATCGAGCTGCTGCGCGCTGGCGGCGGTCACGTTCTGGATGCCGTTGGCGCCGGGAAACGCTCCGTAGAGATTGTCGAAGCTGCGGTTTTCCGCATAGATCACGACGATGTTCTTGACGGCCGACAGGGTCTGTGCGGCCGGCTGCGCCGGGGTGGTGGTGGCCGGCGGAGTCGACGGGGCGTCATCGTTGCCGCCGCAGGCGCCAAGGAAGGCCGCTGCCGCAAGCGCGATGGGCGTCACGCGGTGAAAAGTCTTCTTCATTCGTTGTCTCTCTTGTCGCACATGTACCGTAGGAACCGGCCATCGTTCTCATGGGGAATGACAGCAGGCCGACCGGATTATGTAAGTAATTTTTGACAGCTAAATGTAGTGAGTCTTTCGTTTTGCTGTCTGTTCATGTTCACGGAATTGACACTTTTCCGACATACGCTCGCGCCTTCCTTTCTTGTCTTTCGGATCGACATGCGCAGCCAGCACGAAGACTTCGCCCGGCCCCGGCCGGTTCGCCATTCCCGCGCCGGGCGCGCGGCCGCGCTCATGGCGGTCGTGTTCGCCGGCGCGCTGACGGGCATCCTGACGGGCTGCGACTCGCGTGCGCCGGGCGCTTCGGGCTCGCAGCCGGCGTCGGTCGCCGCCACCTCGGCAGCGTCGGCCGGACAGCCGGCGGCCGCCGCACGGCCAGGCGCGAGGGCGGGCGCGAGCGGGCCGATCGTGGTCGCGAACCAGCCGCAAACGCGTGCGCAGGTCTACGAGGCCGTCAGAAAAATGACAGCGCTGGGTAAGCAGATGTTTTTCGATCCGTCGCTGTCGGGTAGCGGCAAGCTTGCATGCGCCTCGTGCCATAGCCCGCAACATGCTTTCACGCCGGCCAACGCGCTGTCGGTGCAGCTGGGCGGCGACGACATGCATCAGCAGGGTTTCCGCGCGGTGCCGACGCTGATGTATCTGCAGAAGGTGCCGCCGTTCACCGAGCATTTCCACGACTCGGACGAGGAGGGCGACGAGAGCGTGGACGCCGGCCCGACGGGCGGCCTGACCTGGGACGGGCGCGTCGATCACGGCGAGGAGCAGGCGCGGATTCCGCTCGTCACGCCGTTCGAGATGAACAGCACGCCGGCGAAGGTGGCCAGCGCGGTGCGCGCGGCGCCGTACTCGGCCGAGTTCCGCGCGGCCTTCGGCGAGCAGGTGTTCGGCAGCGACGCGGCGATCTTCAAGGCGGTGCTGCAGGCGCTCGGCGCGTTCGAGCAGTCGCCGGAAATCTTCACGCCGTACTCGAGCAAGTACGACGCGTTCCTCGACCACAAGGCCACG
The genomic region above belongs to Burkholderia plantarii and contains:
- a CDS encoding response regulator transcription factor; translated protein: MRILVVEDDAEIGEAIGSRLTRLGHAVDLERDGAAAASLLGVESFDLVVLDVMLPSLDGFSVLRRLRASGSTTPVLLVTARSAIDDRVSGLGLGADDYLVKPFDYRELDARVQALLRRNSGHASDVLRFGGLSIDRSSRLAELDGQPLPLSRQEFALLEILASRPQRVFSKDELLNQLFSFGREPSANAVEQYVTRVRRKLQGSDVEIRTARGMGYQIATR
- a CDS encoding sensor histidine kinase, which translates into the protein MRRADWFPKTLFGRTLLFIACVVVSGALALAVITRFYAGVAAERAYDQLLSGAVIQVAENLYVQGGVLALNPPVAALSSLSRYDLVYYKVVDSRGVAVAGYHDLPDAAQVGAAQRGTRFATGTYQQQPVRIATIARYMPEERVPGWALVTVAQTTHAREQLTNDMSLKVWTLIVLMAALAIGASALAIRRGLLPLAQIEAIIAAREPSDLRPVAIDTPSEIAAIIGAINGLMHRLAERVATMQRFIADAAHQMRTPLARLDAQIEMLSHEPDEARQRARLATLRATCSDVGRLTGQLLNHAMVIHRTEVVPLQPIDLVALAKEGLGRAIPLAHERDVQVSLEIRRADAIIDGDAISLQEALQNLLHNALHHGVATRITVTLDGSAGQVTLTVADNGRGIAREHWDAVLRPFVRLDGDGAQRRDGSGLGLAIVKEVMDAHGGQVKFAFPEAGGFAVTLAFARAGGAAKVNCFVDQRQGPAR
- a CDS encoding type II restriction endonuclease, with the protein product MKSGYLSEYFEGVAAKRLSAVEADETRSNQHEYQAIVKMLEFMGRPDENTRLPARYVYLDDEDPDPVVEDAFLTLYNCRKGQFRKGKPRSPEFRFYFPTTTVSLNASEGDLLVIAKKRDGGLLVMIAENGSSIGRQIEWLFGFTELAHPGFSVKSELETEQDRIEFASRFILENIGVTIEISQDNYLEEMLKRFLGSFPTTREFSAYARSTLKDLEPKESPDAVLMAWMEREEILFRTLERYLIADRLSQGFADNANTESRVDVDGFLSFSLSVQNRRKSRVGLALENHLEFLFKECDIRHTRTAVTENKAKPDFIFPGDGEYHNLAFDPLNLTMLGVKSTCKDRWRQVLAEADRIADKHLLTLETAISTHQTDEMKAKRLQLVLPRKLHETYTVAQQTWLLDIAGFTELVKARQIRSPAR
- a CDS encoding very short patch repair endonuclease — encoded protein: MVDVVDKATRSRMMSGIRGLNTKPEITIRSLLHRQGFRFRLHVRDLPGKPDIVLPRYSAVIFVHGCFWHGHDCKFFKLPGTRTDFWREKINRNRANDHKALTTLLAGGWRVGIVWECALRGADKDVDGIAKDLAHWLHSDISEMELRG
- the dcm gene encoding DNA (cytosine-5-)-methyltransferase gives rise to the protein MTLVPSLELLKQARSRFTQREIAEHVGKDTKTVRRWEKGETPCPAMLEPALRDMLETTPSKGTPGAKGRFRFIDLFAGIGGIRLGFESHGGECVFTSEWNDFSKKTYTDNFGEHHPFVGDIVPFSAESVPTHDVLLAGFPCQPFSIAGVSKKNSLGRPHGFECTTQGTLFFDVARIIAAKRPAAFVLENVKNLLSHDKGNTFAVILQTLRDELKYDVHYKVIDGQHFTPQHRERIVIVGFRKKTGFSWNDLRLPAEGPRLSSILHKTDGSEPVLPWDGERFFDHESCKVQSKYTLTPNLWTYLQAYAEKHRAAGNGFGFGMAYPNSVTRTLSARYHKDGSEILVYQGEDKRPRRLTPRECARLMGFPDTYRIPVSDTQAYRQFGNSVVMPVMQEVARIMAPHVQTLVAQERDGTSLTLPLFD
- a CDS encoding acid phosphatase; translated protein: MKKTFHRVTPIALAAAAFLGACGGNDDAPSTPPATTTPAQPAAQTLSAVKNIVVIYAENRSFDNLYGAFPGANGIQNVTAASAQQLDRDGTPLATLPKIWGGLTASGVTPAVTEAATANLPNAPFAIDDPAGFNTGIDVTTRDLYHRFYENQMQINGGKNNMFAAWADSGGLVMGHYNTNQNSLPLWKIAQQYTLADNFFMGAFGGSFLNHQYLVCACAPFYPNAGTSVAAGSISAVNADGVSLQVSSTSKASALDGAPVFVNSGNLTPDFYAVNTMQPPYQPSGNKAPAGDATLADPTLSNTLPPQTATNIGDLLNNAGVSWAWYGGAFGAALQKSQGTTPAAAADGTTLTTANFQYHHQPFNYFKNLAPGTTARAQHVLDGGMNGSEFIKAIDAGTLPAVSFYKPQGNLNEHAGYANVAAGDRHIADVITHLQNSPQWSNMIVVVTYDENGGFWDHVAPPKGDRWGPGTRVPALIVSPYAKKGFVDHTQYDTASILRLITRRYSLPKLDGLKQRDDALVKNGGTAMGDLTNALTLSQN
- a CDS encoding cytochrome-c peroxidase, producing MRSQHEDFARPRPVRHSRAGRAAALMAVVFAGALTGILTGCDSRAPGASGSQPASVAATSAASAGQPAAAARPGARAGASGPIVVANQPQTRAQVYEAVRKMTALGKQMFFDPSLSGSGKLACASCHSPQHAFTPANALSVQLGGDDMHQQGFRAVPTLMYLQKVPPFTEHFHDSDEEGDESVDAGPTGGLTWDGRVDHGEEQARIPLVTPFEMNSTPAKVASAVRAAPYSAEFRAAFGEQVFGSDAAIFKAVLQALGAFEQSPEIFTPYSSKYDAFLDHKATLSDAEMRGLLLFNDERKGNCASCHISQRALDGSAPQFSDFGLIAIGVPRNRELAVNKDPKFFDLGACGPERQDLKGRDEYCGIFRTPTLRNVALKQSFFHNGIYHSLEDVLRFYVQRDTNPEKFYPVRHGVVQKFDDLPGRYWANINTDPPFDRKKGDKPALDEAEIQDVIAFLHTLTDGYQPTRITSSANLGAAPDAAAH